The Streptomyces sp. NBC_00659 genomic interval TAGGAGTACCTCACGAAACTGTCAGTGCCAGGCAGATGGCCCCCGAATATTGTCGAGATCTCTACTTCTTTGGCGGGCATGGCCTTGCTGAAGGGGGAGAGGACGACTGGGGTCCTACAGTCAAAAATGTGTACGACAATTACGAAAAAGGCATACATGATGCCGACCCTGATGTTTCGGTGGATGGCGAAGCTATTGCATACCCAAGGGTAGAGTTCCCAGATTGGGTACGACTCGTGCGGGCGAGGTTCAGTAGACAGCAAGAGGAAGAGGTGATTGATGGGTCCATAGCGCTGAACAACCAGCTCACGGAGAGATACAAGGCTTGCCCGGGTGAGCGCTTTATTCTCGTCGGATATTCAGAGGGGGCATGGGTGATTCACGACTATCTCAAAAATCTTGGCGCCGGAGCCCTCGATAGAATTGCTGGTGTCGCGCTGCTTGGTGATCCCCAATATGTCAGAACTGGAATTATTCCGAAATTGTATCCCAATCACGCAATCGCCCCCTACTTCCCTCCAGCCCTCCAGGAGAGGGCCGCCAGCTGGTGTGTTTCCTACAATCTTCCAGCCGCAAAGCGCACTGTATTTGATCCCATCTGCCATTTCTCAGGACCCGACGTAACGAACTGCCTAAAAGCTACTCAAGGCGATATTGGTGAAAGCTGGTGTCCACATCTTCGCTACGTCGAGACGGGCGGAACCAAGCGGGCTGCCGACTTTCTCATCGGTGTGAGCTGAAAGCCGAAACTTGCTGTGACGTCGCTCGGGCCCCGGCGCAAGGAGCGTGATGGATGATGACAGAGATGGTTAACTGTCCGCATTGCGGTGCGGTGGCCACCCAAGAAGATTCCTTCTGTGCCATTTGCGGGCGACGGATCAGGCCGGAAGGTGTCATTAACGCGCATGAACCGATACCTGTATCAAGTCCGGAGCCTGCACCCCTTGCTACTCCGGGGCAAGTGCATGCCAACCAAGCAGAGATCGCTCCTCACGCTCTTTACGCGGAATATGATTCCCGAAAGCTCACTGTACTGACAGGGTATGTGGCGGGTGTCATTGGTTTTCCTGTCGGCTTGCATAGACTGTACGCCGGGAAACCGCTATGGTGGATCTATTTGATTCTTTTCATCCTGGGGGCCATCGGAAGCTTCATTCTCGTCGGCTTCGTCTTCTTTGGAGTCATGTTCATCTGGTGGATTGTTGACATGGCGCTGATGAAAGAATGGGTGGAGTCGCACAATCAGACTCTTCGCCACCAGATCTTCAACTGGGCGCGGGAAGTCGAAAGGAATCCCCACTCGGACTGGGGGACGCGAGTTGGCTGACACCCTATTGCGGCGAAACCCGATTCTGGTATCGGATGACGCGGCTTGAAATCAGAAAGACTCAGATCATTCGGGAGTCATCGGTGGCAGGCCAAGCGGGACTCCATTGCGTGAACGGACATACTCCGCCACCAGAAAAGGAGGCATCTAAGTTCTGCACGATTTGCGGCACCCCTATAGTGATCACTTGCCCCAATGGGCACGAGGTCAAGCCAGCTCCCTACTGCAGCGTGTGCGGTGCGTCCTGGCCTTCCAGCGATCTACCTGGCAGTGATGAGCCCCTCGAACCATCACTGCCGCCGACCAGTCCGCAGAACCCTCGACGCGCGCCACCAGTTTTCCTGATCGTCGGAGCAGTGCTAATGGCCGTACTCGTCGGTGCTGGGGTCTATTTCGGCATGTCCCGGCAGGACAACTCAGGCTCTGGACCTGAGCTGAGCACACCCGTACAGACAGCGCAGACACCCTCGGCGCAGGCTGCCAGCGAGGTTCCGCAGGAATACCTCGGCACCTGGGACAGCACCATCGACAATGCCACAGGGCACCACACCCGCCGTCTCGTCATCCAGCAAGGCGGGGTCGGCGATCCGGTGCTCTTGCTTACAGCGGACGGTCCCACCAAAAACGGTGGAACGTACCACTGCGGATTCACGGCCGAGCTGGCCTCAGTACCCACGAGTAACGGGCCCCTCCGCATTGAGTCCTCCGCGGTGACCGTTGCTGAACCGGTGTCAGCCTGCAGGCCGGGCGGCGCCAGCACCATCACTCTGCTGTCCGACGGCAGACTCCGGCGCGCAGACGGCAGTGAGCAGTTGATTTACACAAAGGCAGACTGAACGCTGGGCGACTGCCTCTTTCCTAACTTGATCTTTAACTTGTGCGGCGTGGTCGTGGGGTAGTTGGCTTCGTCTTTTGCCGCTTCGCTGAGTGTCTTCTGGCGGATGTGTGCACGTCGTAGCGTGGTGTGGGCCAGGTGTTCTTCTGGCCTGGTGGCCGCCCGGTGCCAGGGCGGGAGGGTTTCGGTGCCTGGGCTGGGCAGGCGGCTTGTGGGCGGATGTGCCGAAAGTCGCGGCGGACGCGGGCCGGGGTGAGCCTGTCCGGGGAACTCGGTTTCTCCCAGGGGTGGCGGCGGTCGGCGGCCAGGGTGCGGGCCAGTCGCAGTTGGGTGTAGACAGCCAGGACGAGCCAGGTCCAGCGGTCGGCCGCTTCCGGAGTACGGATCTTGGGGCAGGTCCAGCCGAGGGTTTGTTTGAACAGGCGGAAGGTGTGCTCGATGTCGAAGCGTCGCAGGTAGGCCTGCCAGAGTCGGTCGGTGTCCGCAGGAGTGGCGTCGGTGCCCGACCACCACAGCCAGACCGGCTTTGGAGTGGCTCCACTGGGCAGGTGGCTGATGTCCAGACGGATCACTGTGCCTTCGACGATCGGCAGGGTTGCGTCGGCTGCCGCCCAGGACGAGCGATGGGTGAGTTTCGGGTGCAACCGGTCCCAGGAGCGGGCGAGTGCGGTGCTGTAGAGGCGCGTGTGGTTGAGAGTTTCGACGTCCGGTGTGCCCCAGGTGTCGGGCCGGCCGAAGACGAACTCGGCGCCGTGTCGGGGTGGCCGGCCTGTGGTGTGCGGCTGCCGGGTTGGGATGGACCTGCGCATGACCCGGTCGGACCGCACCCGGGCCAGGACCTGGACGGGCAGGTCCTTGAGCAGGAAGGCCAGACGGGGTGCGTCGTAGCCTGCATCGGCGACGATGAGAATGTCCGGGTCGCCCAACTGCCACTGGTCCGCGGCGATGAGCCGTTCGACCAGATCCCGCAGTTGCCCGGCGGTGACGGTGGCGGTGTCGTCGCCGGGCGCCAGACGCCGCGCGTCCAGGGGTGCGGTCCAGGAGCTGCGGCCCGGCTCGAGCGCGCAAACGATGGAGTAGGGCCAACCCGGGACAGGAATGTGCTGGTCCTTGCCCCGCCCGTAGGTGTGACACAGAACCCGCTCCGGTGAGGTGTGAGCAGCGGGCCGCAGCCAGCAGGTGACATCCACGGCCAGGACCAGCCGGCCGTCGACGGCTCGCGGCAGCGGGACCGAAGCCAGTGCTTCCCGCAGGCGACCAGTGTCGATACGGCCTCGGGCAACAGCGGCATAGAGGCCACCGTGCCCGCGGCGATGCTCACCCACCAACGACAACCCGACCAGCGACTTCACCGGTCCGTCACCACACAGCACAGCATCGGCCAGCTCGAACAGCACATCCGAACGGGCTGTGAGACTGGCGTAGAACTCCTCCCGGAAGGATGACAGTTGAACCAACGGATCCCGCCGGGCATCACGATGCAGCAGACTCATCCTCACGGCCTTCGTACTGAAGATGTGTGTTCCTTGGTCGGATCACAGATTCAGACGAAGGCCGCCTTGCTGTCCGTCACTTCCCTGACCGAGCGATCAAGTTCGACGCAGCATTCGAGACACCGAGTTAAAGATCAAGTTAGGCCAGGCCAACGAGGCAGCCACGCACAAACCTCGCCATCCGATGGCCTCTGAAGAGACGCCATGCCATTGGAATACCGCACAGAGCCAGCCAGATACGTGCGCTGGCGAGGACGTACCTCTCCGGTGTCAGGCGGTGCCACGCGGGGATAGCGCCTGCCGGTAATCGCTGTCAGGCGGAGACAGCCGAGCAGAGGTAGGGAATTTCGCTCACATCGACCCTTCAGTCGCTCACTGTTCCTGCGCCTCCTGGGACTTGCTCTTCCCCGGAGAGGTACCAGTGGTCGACAGCGGCAACAGGGCACCCTTGGTCAGTCCGTCGTATGCGAGCGTGCTCGCCCACTGCATCCTCCTCTTCTAGGAGAGCCAAAAACTGATGGACCGCCTGTTGTTCCACCGTCACCGTGTCCAGGTCCGCCGGCTCAAGGGTCACATCGGACACGACCTCAACGAGACCGCCGACGTTCTTGCCGGCCTCGCTCTCCGTCGCGCCAACGGCCGGATCCCTTCCTCCGCCGCGCGGAAGGAGGAGGCACGGATCCTACGCTCGCTCGGCTCCGGAGCCGGCCCCTTCTCGGTCGCTGTCTGAGCCCGTGGTCCGATGCGGACATGGGAAGGGACTCTCGGATGAAGGCAAAGGTCGCCGCGTCGAAAGAGGCGGCGTCGAAGGCGTCGCCTAGTGCTGCTCCGCGCAAGTTCGTGGAGGGGTCAGGTCGCCTCTTTGCGCGGGGTGCCCGCGTAGGTCCAGCAGAACGGGCGGGTGTGTTCGTTCCGCTTGATCACCCAGGCGTCCATCTTGTCGATCAGGTCGTCGCGGCTGGTGAAGTCGCCGTGGCGGAGGACGGCGCGGGTCAGGGCGGAGAAGACGAGTTCGACCTGGTTGAGCCAGGAGGCGTGGGGCGGGGTCCAGTGGACGTGCCAGCGCGGGTGGGCGGCGAGCCAGGCCCGGGTGTGTCTGGCGGTGTGCGAGGAGCCGTTGTCGAGGACCAGGTGGATGTCCTTGTCGTGGGGCAGGAGGCGGTCGAGCCGGTCCAGGAAGGCGGTGAAGGTGGCGGCGTCGTTGCGCTGGATGGTCTCGGTCAGGGTCTGCCCGCTGGTGACGTCGAGGGCGGCGATGATCGAGGCGGTGCTGTGGCGGCGGTACTCGAACTCGTATCGGGCTGCCCGGCCTGGCCGCGGCGGCTGGGAGGGGTGGCGGCGTTCGCGGGCCTAAATCGCGGTCTTCTCGTCGATGGACAGCACGATCGCCCCGGTCGGCGGGTTGCGGTAGAGGCCGCAGATGTCCCTGGCGCGGTCCCAGAAGTCGGGGGTGTCGCGGCGGGTGAGCCAGCTGGTGACTTTGTGCGGCTTGAGGTCCAGGCCGGCCAGGATGCGGCCGGCCTGGGAGGCGGAGATCGGCGCGAGGACGGTGCTCGCGACCCGGGTGGCGATCGCCGCGTGGGTCCAGGTGGCGGCGGGTCCCGGCGGCGTGCTGGTGGCCGCGGCGACCACGGCGACGCGGACGAGGTCGTCGTAGCGGCGCGGTCGGCCCGAGCGGGCGGCGTCCTTGAGCCCCTTCAGTCCGAGCTTGGCGAACCGACCTCGCCACTTGCGGACGGTGTTCACGCTTACCGCCAGTTGGCCGGCGATCGCCGCGTTGCCCGCCCCGTCGGCCGCGGTCAGCGCGATCTTGGCCGGGAGTACCTGCCGGACCTGCGCTTTCGCTGAGGACGCGACCCGCAGCAGCATCTCGCGCGTCTCATCGTCCAGCTCTACGGCCACCGCCGAACCCCGCCCCGATCCCGCCCTCACAGCCATTGATCATGGCGGAGCGGCGGCCGGGTTCGACAGGATGGGTCCGTGCCGAAGAACCCGCCCGAGTCCATGCAGCACCACCTGAGCCAGCGGCTGAACACCCGTGCTGCCGAGCACTGGCCGCAGCTGGCCCGGGTCCACGTGCGCTTCCGGACGGGCTTCGCCTACGTGGACGGCGAGTTGAACGACGGCGAACGGCTGCCTCTGGCCCGGTTGCGCTTCGTCGGCGTCCTGCACACGTGGGGTTTCGCCCTCTACCTCGCCAGCCGAGACGGCTACCAGGACAACTTCCTCCCCAACGGACTCCCATCCGGCAGCCCCGAAGAATGCCTGGACTGCGCCTGCGGCCTCTACCTCGACGGCATAGCAACCTGACCCCTCCACGAACTTGCGCGGAGCAGCACTAGCGTGACCTGATCACCCATGACCATGGAGGGATATGGCGCGTTATCAGGTCGTTCGCGCCTGTCCGGCGCACGCGGCCGTCCACCGGACACCGGTGATTTCGCCGATGCCCGCCGGTCCGCCCAGTCCCACAATGACGTCACGGCGAAGGCAGGTGCCACACCTGCCCCACGCACCTCCCGACATACCGTCATCCCACCCGCCGACCACCCCGTCACCGAACCGCGACGACGACAGTGACGGGACACGGCAGCGCGCGAACAGTCCCAGCAGTCACCGGAAGTACCGGCAAGCACCGTCGCCAGACTCCGGATCCCCCACACCCCCACCAAGGACGTGACGAGCTGTGAATCGGCAGACCTCCCCCACACCCCCCGCCCCGCGCGCGCTCGCCCGGGCCGGGCGTTCACGCCTGATGCGCGCACTGACGACGCTGACGCTGTCGCTCGGCCTCGCGACAGGTCTGATGTTCGGCTCCTCCGGAACGGCGATGGCCGACGAGATCGGCCAGGCTCCCACCAGTTCCAACATCACCGGCAACGGCAGCTTCACCGTGACCAGCGCCGCCGTCACCGGCCAGAGCGGCTTCGGCGGGGGCCAGGTCTACTACCCCTCCACGGCCGGCACCTACCCGGTCGTCGCCGTCTCCCCCGGCTTCACCGCCTCCTGGTCCAGCATCAGCTGGCTCGGCCCCCGACTGGCGTCCTGGGGATTCGTGGTCGTCGGCATCGACACCAACTCCGTCTACGACCAGCCCGCCAGCCGGGGAACCCAGTTACTGGCCGCGCTGAACTGGGCGGTGAACTCCGCGCCGACCGCGGTCCGGTCACGGGCGGACGGTACCCGGCGCGGGGTGATGGGTCACTCGATGGGTGGCGGCGGCAGCCTGGAGGCGCTGGCGGCGGACACCACCGGCCTGGTCAAGGCCGCTGTACCGCTGGCCCCCTGGGACAGTGACAAGACCTGGAACAACGTCAGTGAGCCGGTGGCCATCGTCGGCGGCCAGTCGGACACCGTCGCATCGCCGAGCAGCCACGCGATCCCCTTCTACAACACGCTCGCCGGGCAGAAGGAGTACGTCGAGATGTCCGGGGCCTCGCACGGCGCGCCCGCGGCGTCCAACACCACCACCTCCCGGGTGATGGTGTCCTGGTTCAAGCGCTACCTGAACAACGACACCCGCTTCACCCCGTTCACCTGCGGATATTCCGGCAGCGCCATCTCTTCCTTCCTGACCAACGCCTGCTGAGCAGCCTGCGGGCGTCGCACGGTGCCCCCGTCCTCCGGGCGGGGGCACCGGTCTGCCGCGGGACCGCGCGTACCGCTGCGGCACGGCTCCACCGGCCGGCCGTCACCCCGGGTGGCCCGGCGGCTCAGCGCGCGGCCGGCACGGGCGCGGGAGTCCCGTTCACGTCGAGGCGCCAGTCGCGCAGGGCGGCCAGCAGACCCGCCAGCATGAGCCCTTCACCGAGGTTGCCCAGCGGCGGCACCCTGAACGCGAGCGCGGAAGCGACGAAGACGGCGAGGGCGCCCAGGGCGACCCACGGCACCCCGTGACGTCTCCACACCACCACGCCGATCGCCAGCAGCGCCAGGATGGCGACGACCGCGGCGACGGGAGCCCCCGCGTCGGTGTAACGCAGGGTGTCCGCCCAGGTGCGGGGCTCCAGTTCGAGGCCGGGCAGGGTGGTGAGAACCCCGAGCACCGAGAGCGCTCCGGCGACCGCCCAGGCCCACCGTGCCGTACGCCGGCCCGGGCCGAGCAGCAGCGCCCCGCACACGACGGCCAGCGGGGTCAGGACCGCGTGTGCCGTGAACCGGCCCGTGTTGAGTGCCTCCAGAAGCGCGCCCTCTCCCGCCGCCGCACCCACGGCCACGACCAGTGAGTCGTACGCCAGGGCGAGGCCGAGGACGGCGATCCAGGGCGCTGTCACGTTGGCTGACCGGGTGGGATGATCTTCTGGTTGATCACGCTGGGAGGGGTCGTCCGTGGGGAGTGCGTCGCCGTCGTACAGGGGGCACCGGTACCCGGTCGAGGTGATCTCCCACTGCGTGTGGCTGTACTTCCGCTTCCCGCTCAGCTTCCGCGAGGTCGAGGAGTTGATGCTCCAGCGAGGCGTCATCGTCTCCTGCGAGACAGTGCGCCGCTGGTGCGCCAAGTTCGGCCAGGCCTACGCGAACGGACTGCGCCGCCGCCGGCCCCGGCCTGGGGACAAGTGGCACCTGGACGAGGTGTTCGTCAGGATCAACGGGGAGCTGAAGTACCTGTGGCGGGCCGTCGACCAGGACGGCAACGTCCTCGACATCCTCGTCCAGAACCGCCGCAACAAAGCCGCGGCCCGACGCTTCTTCCGCCGCCTGATGAAGAAGACCCGGGCAGTGCCGAGGGTGATCATCACGGACAAGCTGCGTTCCTACGGCGCCGCTCACCGCGAAGTCATGCCCTCCGTCGAGCACCGCTCCCACAAGGGACTGAATAACCGGGCCGAGAACAGCCACCAGCCCACCAGGCAGCGTAAACGTGCCATGAAAGGCTTCCGCTCCGTCGGCGCGGCCCAGCGGTTCCTGTCCGCATTCAGCGGCATCTCACCCCACTTCCGACCCTACCGCCACCTGATGACCGCATCCCAACACCGAGCCGAGACGACCATCCGCCTCGCCATCTGGGACCACGTCACCGGCGCTGCCAGCCGGCCCACCACGGCCTGACCACAGGCCCGGACCGCGGACCCCACCACGCCCCGACACGCCATCAGACACCCAACAACGTGACAACGCCGGTTCGCGGTCTCGGCTTCGAAGGGGATGTAGCCGACCTCGTCCACCACGATCAGCGGGTAGCGGCTCAGCTTGGTGAGCTCGGCCTGGAGCCGTCCGGAGTGGTGGGCGGCGGCCAGGCGGTCGACCCACTCGGCCGCGGTGGCGAAGGCGACGCGGTGTCCGGTCTGACAGGCGCGGACGGCGAGGCCGATCGCCAGGTGTGTCTTCCCGGTGCCCGGCGGGCCCAGAAAGGCGGCGTTCTCCTTGCCGACGATGAAGTCGAACGTGCCCAGATGTGCGAGCTGTTGTCGCGTCATGCCGCGCAGATGGGTGACGTCGAGCTCCTCGATCGTCTTGACCGCGGGGAAACGGGCGGCACGTACTCTCGCCTCACCGCCGTGTGATTCGCAGGCGGAGACCTCGCGTTGGAGGCAGGCGACTAGGTACTCGGCGTGGGTCCAGGACTCCTTGCGGGCGCGTTCGGCGAGCCGGTCGGCGGCGTCCAGCAGGGCCGGGGCCTTCATCACGCGGGTGAGGAAAGCGAGGTCGGCGGCGGTCTGGGACCCGGTCCTGCGGCCCGCTGCGGTGCTTTCGGCCGGGGCACCGGTGGTGCGGGCATCAGCCGACCTCCCTGTCGCCGCTGCCTTCGATGACGGTGAACAGCCGGTCATAGGAGCCGAGTTCGCGTTGCTCGACCTCGACGAGCGGGCCGGCCCCGGCCTGGGTGGCCTGCTGATGGCGGGCCTGCCCGCGCATCGTCTGGCCCGCAGCGGCGTGATCGGGATCGGTGATGGTCTGGTGGCGGGCCCAGCAGCGGGGGTGGCGGGCGACGATCACGCCGCCGGGCGCCAGCGCGATGACTTCGTCGTTGTCGGTGAGCACGGTGACGTTGCGTCCGATCGCTTCGGGTTGCACGGAGTAGTCGTTGGTATCGACGCGGACGTAGTGGTCACGCCCGATGCGGGTCTGCATCCGCCACCAGGCGGGCGGGTCGACGGGCGGCAGGGTGAGCATCCCGGCCCGGTCGGTCTCCCAGCGGTCGGCGGGACGGGCCTGCAGGGTGCGGTGGATGCGCCGGTTGGCGACCGCCAGCCAGGCGGTCAGCTGGGTGTTGAAGTCGCCGGGGCCGCTGAACGTGCGGCCGGGCAGGAACGAGGTCTCGAGATAACCGTTCGCGCGTTCGACCAGCCCTTTCGCCTCGGGGCCACGGGGTCTGCAGAGGTAGATCCTGGTGGTGAGCAGGCCCGCGAACGCGGCGAACTCTGCGGTGAGTTTGCCGCGGCCGACCCCGGCCTCGTTGTCCCAGACCAGCGTTTTGGGCACGGCGCCCCACCCGTTCAGCAGCCGCCAGTGCCCGTCGATCAGGTCGCCGGTGGTGCGGGAGGGCAGCATCCGCGCGGCGATCACCCGCGAGTAGCCGGACACCATCACCAGGACCGGCGGTCGCCCCGTCTGCCCGTAGCCGAGCGGGATGTCCGCGTCGGGAAACCACAGGTCGCACTGGGCCAGCTCGCCCGGCTGATAGGTCGTGCGGGAGACCGGGTCGACGGGAACATAGACGGGCCGCAGTTCCCGCACCCGCTCCTTGAGGACCGTCATCCCACGCTCCCATCCGATCCGCTCGGCGATCACGGTGGCAGGCATCGTCGGGGTCTCCCTGAGCAGCTCACGGATCTGCACCTCGACCGCGTCGACCACCGAGCCTTTGGCCGGCCGCTCGTACTTCGGCGGCCGATCACTCGCCAGTGCACGCTTCACCGTGTTCTTCGAGATGCCCAGATGCCGGGCGATCGCCCGGATCGGCATCTGCTCGGCCCGGTGCAGCCTGCGGATCTCTGCCCAGTCCTCCACGCGGATCACCCTTCCCTCCTGACCTTCCGATCAAGATCAGGTTCAGGCGAAGACCACCGAGAGGGTCACTTTTGATCCGCCGTCAGAGGGTCAGAATTCAGGTTCTGGATCACTTTCAGTGCCGGGACCACGGAGGGTCACCGAAACCGCGATCATGAACGGCATCGCGCGGTGAGGAGGACCCGTTTGCGGAGCAGGTCGAAGTTGGCTCGGCCGAACATCTGCCGCTTCAACATCTTGATCTTGTTGTTCTGACCCTCGACCGCGCCGGAACTGTAGCAAAGGCTGAGGCCGGCGACGACGGCATCGAGGTCCTGGCCGAGACCGGTGACGAAGGTATGAAGGGCGGGCAGGTCGTCGGCCTGGACACTCGGGATCCACTGGTTCAGGTCCCGGCCCTGACGGTTGTTCATGAGCTCGGCAAATGTGCGGACGTGGTGGGCGGTGCGGTCGAGCGCGGGGCAGCGAGCCAGGATCGCT includes:
- a CDS encoding cutinase family protein, which gives rise to MLGKLAPFFGTAVLFFGIGVPHETVSARQMAPEYCRDLYFFGGHGLAEGGEDDWGPTVKNVYDNYEKGIHDADPDVSVDGEAIAYPRVEFPDWVRLVRARFSRQQEEEVIDGSIALNNQLTERYKACPGERFILVGYSEGAWVIHDYLKNLGAGALDRIAGVALLGDPQYVRTGIIPKLYPNHAIAPYFPPALQERAASWCVSYNLPAAKRTVFDPICHFSGPDVTNCLKATQGDIGESWCPHLRYVETGGTKRAADFLIGVS
- a CDS encoding zinc ribbon domain-containing protein, producing the protein MMTEMVNCPHCGAVATQEDSFCAICGRRIRPEGVINAHEPIPVSSPEPAPLATPGQVHANQAEIAPHALYAEYDSRKLTVLTGYVAGVIGFPVGLHRLYAGKPLWWIYLILFILGAIGSFILVGFVFFGVMFIWWIVDMALMKEWVESHNQTLRHQIFNWAREVERNPHSDWGTRVG
- a CDS encoding NF041680 family putative transposase codes for the protein MSLLHRDARRDPLVQLSSFREEFYASLTARSDVLFELADAVLCGDGPVKSLVGLSLVGEHRRGHGGLYAAVARGRIDTGRLREALASVPLPRAVDGRLVLAVDVTCWLRPAAHTSPERVLCHTYGRGKDQHIPVPGWPYSIVCALEPGRSSWTAPLDARRLAPGDDTATVTAGQLRDLVERLIAADQWQLGDPDILIVADAGYDAPRLAFLLKDLPVQVLARVRSDRVMRRSIPTRQPHTTGRPPRHGAEFVFGRPDTWGTPDVETLNHTRLYSTALARSWDRLHPKLTHRSSWAAADATLPIVEGTVIRLDISHLPSGATPKPVWLWWSGTDATPADTDRLWQAYLRRFDIEHTFRLFKQTLGWTCPKIRTPEAADRWTWLVLAVYTQLRLARTLAADRRHPWEKPSSPDRLTPARVRRDFRHIRPQAACPAQAPKPSRPGTGRPPGQKNTWPTPRYDVHTSARRHSAKRQKTKPTTPRPRRTS
- a CDS encoding helix-turn-helix domain-containing protein; the protein is MAVELDDETREMLLRVASSAKAQVRQVLPAKIALTAADGAGNAAIAGQLAVSVNTVRKWRGRFAKLGLKGLKDAARSGRPRRYDDLVRVAVVAAATSTPPGPAATWTHAAIATRVASTVLAPISASQAGRILAGLDLKPHKVTSWLTRRDTPDFWDRARDICGLYRNPPTGAIVLSIDEKTAI
- a CDS encoding poly(ethylene terephthalate) hydrolase family protein translates to MNRQTSPTPPAPRALARAGRSRLMRALTTLTLSLGLATGLMFGSSGTAMADEIGQAPTSSNITGNGSFTVTSAAVTGQSGFGGGQVYYPSTAGTYPVVAVSPGFTASWSSISWLGPRLASWGFVVVGIDTNSVYDQPASRGTQLLAALNWAVNSAPTAVRSRADGTRRGVMGHSMGGGGSLEALAADTTGLVKAAVPLAPWDSDKTWNNVSEPVAIVGGQSDTVASPSSHAIPFYNTLAGQKEYVEMSGASHGAPAASNTTTSRVMVSWFKRYLNNDTRFTPFTCGYSGSAISSFLTNAC
- a CDS encoding IS6 family transposase, with protein sequence MGSASPSYRGHRYPVEVISHCVWLYFRFPLSFREVEELMLQRGVIVSCETVRRWCAKFGQAYANGLRRRRPRPGDKWHLDEVFVRINGELKYLWRAVDQDGNVLDILVQNRRNKAAARRFFRRLMKKTRAVPRVIITDKLRSYGAAHREVMPSVEHRSHKGLNNRAENSHQPTRQRKRAMKGFRSVGAAQRFLSAFSGISPHFRPYRHLMTASQHRAETTIRLAIWDHVTGAASRPTTA
- a CDS encoding ATP-binding protein; its protein translation is MTGCSPSSKAAATGRSADARTTGAPAESTAAGRRTGSQTAADLAFLTRVMKAPALLDAADRLAERARKESWTHAEYLVACLQREVSACESHGGEARVRAARFPAVKTIEELDVTHLRGMTRQQLAHLGTFDFIVGKENAAFLGPPGTGKTHLAIGLAVRACQTGHRVAFATAAEWVDRLAAAHHSGRLQAELTKLSRYPLIVVDEVGYIPFEAETANRRCHVVGCLMACRGVVGSAVRACGQAVVGRLAAPVTWSQMARRMVVSARCWDAVIRWR
- the istA gene encoding IS21 family transposase — protein: MIRVEDWAEIRRLHRAEQMPIRAIARHLGISKNTVKRALASDRPPKYERPAKGSVVDAVEVQIRELLRETPTMPATVIAERIGWERGMTVLKERVRELRPVYVPVDPVSRTTYQPGELAQCDLWFPDADIPLGYGQTGRPPVLVMVSGYSRVIAARMLPSRTTGDLIDGHWRLLNGWGAVPKTLVWDNEAGVGRGKLTAEFAAFAGLLTTRIYLCRPRGPEAKGLVERANGYLETSFLPGRTFSGPGDFNTQLTAWLAVANRRIHRTLQARPADRWETDRAGMLTLPPVDPPAWWRMQTRIGRDHYVRVDTNDYSVQPEAIGRNVTVLTDNDEVIALAPGGVIVARHPRCWARHQTITDPDHAAAGQTMRGQARHQQATQAGAGPLVEVEQRELGSYDRLFTVIEGSGDREVG